A stretch of the Aneurinibacillus migulanus genome encodes the following:
- a CDS encoding ABC transporter ATP-binding protein, with the protein MIEIKELYKTFGRTVALRGITLNIPKGQVYGFVGPNGAGKTTTMSIMATLMSPTAGEVRVGGYDCKTQAKEVRRLIGYMPDFFGVYDNLTAYEYLDFHGASYGLQPQERERVILQMLELVQLTGKTNEYVDQLSRGMKQRLGLARALVHNPQVLILDEPASGLDPRARIEMREIIKALRDAGKTIIISSHILPELAEMCDTIGIIEGGELVAEGKVQEIYEKMHAHRLLRIRLLDKHETLLSRLRDTSHVINAVQDGADIMASFNGSDAEQATLLASLLAEGYPLVSFGETEGNLEDVFLEVTKGGGS; encoded by the coding sequence ATGATTGAAATCAAAGAGCTATATAAAACATTCGGTCGTACTGTCGCTCTGCGTGGCATTACATTAAACATACCAAAAGGACAGGTGTACGGATTTGTCGGACCAAACGGAGCCGGAAAAACGACGACGATGTCCATTATGGCCACATTAATGTCTCCCACTGCAGGGGAGGTACGTGTAGGAGGATACGATTGTAAAACCCAGGCCAAGGAAGTACGACGCTTGATTGGATATATGCCTGACTTTTTTGGCGTATACGATAATCTGACCGCTTACGAATATTTGGATTTTCACGGAGCCAGCTACGGCTTGCAACCACAGGAACGTGAGCGCGTCATTTTGCAGATGCTGGAGCTCGTTCAGCTTACAGGCAAAACGAACGAATACGTAGATCAGCTTTCCCGTGGCATGAAGCAGCGGCTGGGGCTTGCACGGGCACTCGTTCACAATCCGCAGGTCCTCATCCTAGATGAACCTGCTTCCGGTCTCGATCCACGAGCCCGAATCGAGATGCGCGAAATTATTAAAGCATTGCGCGATGCAGGCAAGACGATTATCATTAGCTCGCATATTTTGCCTGAATTGGCAGAGATGTGTGATACGATCGGAATTATCGAAGGGGGCGAGCTAGTCGCAGAAGGAAAGGTACAAGAAATATATGAAAAAATGCATGCGCATCGCTTGCTCCGAATCCGTTTGCTGGATAAGCATGAAACTCTGCTCTCCCGCTTGCGTGATACTTCCCACGTCATAAATGCTGTGCAGGACGGTGCAGACATCATGGCAAGCTTCAACGGCTCGGATGCTGAACAAGCTACATTGCTGGCCTCTCTGCTCGCAGAAGGCTATCCGCTTGTCTCATTCGGGGAAACGGAAGGGAACTTGGAAGACGTATTTCTCGAAGTAACGAAAGGAGGAGGCTCATGA